A stretch of the Bacillus licheniformis DSM 13 = ATCC 14580 genome encodes the following:
- a CDS encoding DegT/DnrJ/EryC1/StrS family aminotransferase: MIRLIEPYITFEEVQAELKEIFSSGMLTKGPYVRTFADHMRQYVSAKHAFLTTSATTALSMCLKSLNVQPGDEVIVSDFSFPATVNVIEDLGAKPVFADVDLETFNMLPEELESQITSRTKAVLFVDALGNPTGITNIKQICKEYGLPLVDDAACAIGSSEYGCKSGKIADLTCFSFHPRKLLTTGEGGAITTDREELKDWLSVKLNHGAAISDGKLDFIDFGYNYRLSDIQAALGIKQLQKLDDIIHRRNLQQKAYSEQLEPLGFQSQKIGPAVVHNIQSAVFKVPKNIVRDELIQYLSDCHIESTFGTYCLSGTPYYRRKYQQLKSNSLFLEQHTITLPCHDEVDLDHVVSAIQSFIKFKVD, translated from the coding sequence ATGATCAGATTGATCGAGCCGTATATTACATTTGAAGAAGTGCAAGCAGAATTAAAGGAGATATTTTCCTCTGGCATGCTGACAAAAGGCCCTTATGTCAGAACATTTGCTGATCATATGAGACAGTATGTCAGTGCAAAGCATGCTTTTTTAACAACATCGGCAACAACGGCTTTATCGATGTGCCTTAAAAGCCTGAACGTGCAACCCGGAGATGAAGTAATCGTCTCAGACTTCTCGTTCCCCGCCACTGTCAATGTAATAGAAGATTTAGGAGCCAAGCCGGTTTTTGCCGATGTTGATCTTGAAACATTTAACATGCTTCCAGAAGAACTGGAAAGTCAAATCACGTCCCGTACAAAAGCCGTTCTTTTTGTAGATGCTCTTGGAAACCCGACAGGCATCACCAACATTAAGCAAATTTGTAAGGAGTACGGCTTACCCCTTGTGGATGATGCCGCTTGTGCGATCGGCAGCAGCGAATACGGCTGTAAATCCGGAAAAATTGCCGATCTCACCTGTTTCAGCTTTCACCCAAGAAAGCTGCTTACGACAGGCGAAGGCGGGGCAATTACAACCGACCGGGAAGAGTTGAAAGACTGGCTTTCGGTCAAATTAAACCATGGCGCTGCCATCTCTGACGGAAAATTGGATTTTATAGATTTCGGCTACAACTACAGATTATCCGATATCCAAGCCGCTCTTGGAATTAAACAGCTCCAAAAACTTGATGACATCATTCATCGGAGAAACCTTCAGCAGAAAGCATATAGTGAACAGCTTGAACCCCTCGGATTCCAAAGTCAAAAAATCGGTCCAGCCGTTGTACACAACATACAATCCGCCGTTTTCAAAGTTCCAAAAAACATCGTTCGCGACGAATTGATTCAATATTTGAGCGACTGCCATATAGAGTCGACTTTCGGCACTTATTGTTTAAGCGGCACTCCCTATTACCGCCGGAAATACCAACAGCTAAAATCGAATTCTCTCTTTCTTGAACAACATACGATTACCCTCCCTTGCCATGATGAAGTCGATTTAGATCATGTGGTTTCAGCCATACAATCATTTATCAAATTTAAGGTTGATTAG
- a CDS encoding acyltransferase, which translates to MKQWKSEGKGEFTLSQLGGCGENVVIEDGVRIFHPENIYIGDNVYIGHDTILKGYYKHDLIIGSNSWIGQQCFIHGAGGVTIGEFAGIGPNVRIHAAYHTDPDKPDSTILFSPLTFAPIHIEENCNIGIGASILAGVTIGAHSKIGANAVVNRNIPPYSIAVGVPAKVIKNRRMKDEDLS; encoded by the coding sequence TTGAAACAATGGAAAAGCGAAGGAAAAGGTGAATTCACTCTTTCCCAGCTTGGGGGCTGTGGCGAAAATGTCGTTATCGAAGACGGGGTCCGCATTTTTCATCCGGAAAACATCTATATCGGAGATAACGTTTATATCGGCCATGACACGATTTTAAAAGGCTATTATAAGCATGACCTGATCATCGGTTCAAACAGCTGGATCGGGCAGCAATGTTTTATACACGGTGCCGGCGGGGTTACAATCGGAGAATTTGCAGGAATTGGTCCGAACGTCCGGATACATGCCGCTTACCATACCGATCCTGATAAACCCGACAGTACCATTTTGTTTTCGCCGCTTACATTCGCTCCTATTCATATTGAAGAAAACTGCAACATCGGGATCGGTGCGTCTATCCTAGCAGGCGTTACGATAGGCGCCCACTCCAAAATCGGAGCAAATGCCGTCGTCAATCGCAATATTCCCCCGTACAGCATAGCAGTAGGCGTGCCGGCAAAGGTGATTAAAAACCGAAGAATGAAAGATGAGGATCTCTCATGA
- a CDS encoding NTTRR-F1 domain has translation MSIQNSVVNGSFEAGSLSPWAGQNAAVTTQFSHSGFWSATLLGGATVSFIAQFVPVDEGEGLEFLVSLAKSGILPSPQVQIQVSYFDSMFNFLGQGLFINIPFNRLPVVQNNAWLEVYQTTSPAPSGSTMAFILINTLPQAGTANVIVDDVALLDIEVADVIGPTGPTGATGPTGATGPTGATGPTGATGATGPTGATGATGPTGATGATGPTGATGPTGATGATGPTGATGATGPTGATGPTGATGPTGATGATGATGATGPTGPTGATGATGPTGATGATGPTGATGATGPTGATGATGATGATGATGATGATGATGATGATGPTGPTGATGATGPTGATGPTGATGATGPTGPTGATGPTGATGATGPTGATGATGPTGATGATGATGPTGATGATGATGPTGATGPTGPTGATGATGPTGATGATGATGATGATGPTGATGATGATGPTGATGATGATGATGPTGATGPTGATGATGATGATGATGPTGATGATGPTGATGATGATGATGATGPTGATGATGATGATGPTGATGATGATGPTGATGATGATGATGPTGATGATGATGATGATGATGPTGATGATGPTGATGATGATGATGATGPTGATGATGATGATGPTGATGATGATGATGATGPTGATGATGPTGATGATGPTGATGATGATGPTGATGATGPTGATGATGATGPTGATGATGATGATGPTGATGVTGATGATGPTGATGATGATGATGATGPTGATGATGATGPTGATGATGPTGATGPTGPTGATGATGATGAIGPTGATGPTGATGATGPTGATGATGPTGPTGATGPTGPTGAGLVSALSARNQGTVTVGVGGLVPFATPEESFGTDITQTATTTFTISSPGYYSVRFILYTAALSLLGGAQIVVNGTPVSGAFTLISVGTPLVGEAMIEVTAVPSTIQIAVTGLALTLATGNSGHIQIEKLSN, from the coding sequence ATGTCCATTCAAAATTCGGTAGTAAATGGAAGTTTTGAAGCGGGATCACTCTCTCCTTGGGCGGGGCAAAATGCTGCGGTCACCACTCAATTTTCCCATTCGGGCTTTTGGTCGGCAACATTATTGGGTGGAGCAACGGTATCTTTCATTGCCCAATTTGTTCCAGTAGATGAAGGGGAAGGGCTTGAGTTTCTTGTTTCGTTGGCTAAATCAGGAATCCTACCATCTCCCCAGGTGCAGATTCAAGTATCATATTTTGATAGTATGTTTAATTTCTTGGGTCAGGGACTTTTTATTAATATTCCGTTTAATAGATTACCTGTCGTGCAAAATAATGCATGGCTTGAAGTTTATCAAACGACATCTCCGGCTCCTTCAGGTTCTACAATGGCATTTATCTTAATAAATACACTGCCTCAAGCAGGAACAGCAAATGTCATAGTAGATGATGTAGCTTTGTTAGATATAGAAGTTGCAGATGTAATCGGCCCAACCGGCCCGACCGGAGCGACGGGTCCAACGGGAGCGACGGGTCCGACCGGAGCGACAGGCCCGACAGGAGCAACGGGAGCGACAGGCCCGACAGGAGCAACGGGAGCGACCGGCCCGACAGGAGCAACAGGAGCGACCGGCCCGACAGGAGCGACAGGCCCGACAGGAGCAACGGGAGCGACCGGCCCGACAGGAGCAACAGGAGCGACCGGCCCGACAGGAGCGACAGGCCCGACAGGAGCGACAGGCCCGACAGGAGCAACAGGAGCGACCGGAGCAACGGGAGCAACCGGCCCGACAGGCCCGACAGGAGCAACAGGGGCGACAGGCCCGACAGGAGCAACGGGAGCGACCGGCCCGACAGGAGCAACAGGAGCGACCGGCCCGACAGGAGCGACCGGAGCAACAGGAGCGACCGGAGCAACAGGAGCGACAGGAGCGACAGGAGCAACAGGAGCGACCGGAGCAACGGGAGCAACCGGCCCGACCGGCCCGACAGGAGCAACAGGAGCGACCGGCCCGACAGGAGCGACAGGCCCGACAGGAGCAACGGGAGCGACAGGCCCGACAGGTCCAACGGGAGCCACCGGCCCGACGGGAGCAACGGGAGCGACCGGCCCGACAGGAGCGACCGGAGCAACAGGTCCAACAGGAGCGACAGGAGCGACCGGAGCAACAGGTCCAACAGGAGCGACCGGAGCAACAGGAGCGACAGGTCCGACGGGAGCGACCGGCCCGACAGGTCCGACCGGAGCAACGGGAGCGACAGGTCCGACCGGAGCAACGGGAGCGACAGGAGCGACCGGAGCAACGGGAGCGACCGGCCCGACAGGAGCAACGGGAGCAACGGGAGCGACAGGTCCGACGGGAGCGACAGGAGCGACCGGAGCAACGGGAGCGACCGGCCCGACAGGAGCAACAGGTCCAACAGGAGCGACAGGAGCGACAGGAGCAACGGGAGCAACGGGAGCGACAGGTCCGACAGGAGCAACAGGAGCCACCGGCCCGACCGGAGCCACCGGAGCAACAGGAGCGACAGGAGCAACGGGAGCGACAGGTCCGACGGGAGCAACGGGAGCGACAGGAGCAACGGGAGCGACCGGCCCGACAGGAGCAACGGGAGCAACGGGAGCAACAGGTCCAACAGGAGCGACAGGAGCGACAGGAGCAACGGGAGCGACCGGCCCGACCGGAGCCACCGGAGCAACAGGAGCGACAGGAGCAACGGGAGCAACGGGAGCGACAGGTCCGACAGGAGCAACAGGAGCCACCGGCCCGACCGGAGCCACCGGAGCAACAGGAGCGACAGGAGCAACGGGAGCGACAGGTCCGACGGGAGCAACGGGAGCGACAGGAGCAACAGGAGCCACCGGCCCGACCGGAGCCACCGGAGCAACAGGAGCGACAGGAGCAACGGGAGCGACAGGTCCGACGGGAGCAACGGGAGCGACAGGTCCGACGGGAGCAACGGGAGCAACAGGTCCAACAGGAGCGACCGGAGCAACGGGAGCCACCGGCCCGACCGGAGCCACCGGAGCAACAGGTCCAACAGGAGCGACCGGAGCAACGGGAGCCACCGGCCCGACAGGAGCGACCGGAGCCACCGGAGCAACGGGAGCGACAGGTCCGACAGGAGCAACAGGAGTGACAGGAGCAACGGGAGCGACAGGTCCAACAGGAGCGACAGGAGCGACAGGAGCTACGGGAGCAACAGGAGCCACCGGCCCGACCGGAGCAACGGGAGCAACGGGAGCGACAGGTCCAACAGGAGCCACCGGAGCAACAGGTCCAACAGGAGCCACCGGTCCGACCGGTCCAACAGGAGCGACAGGAGCAACCGGAGCAACAGGAGCCATCGGCCCGACCGGAGCGACCGGCCCGACAGGAGCAACAGGAGCGACCGGCCCGACAGGAGCAACAGGAGCGACCGGCCCGACAGGTCCAACAGGAGCAACAGGTCCAACAGGTCCAACCGGTGCAGGATTAGTTTCTGCATTAAGTGCAAGAAACCAGGGAACGGTTACTGTAGGTGTAGGCGGTTTAGTTCCTTTTGCTACACCTGAAGAATCATTTGGAACTGATATTACTCAAACTGCTACCACAACATTCACAATTAGTTCTCCTGGATATTATTCTGTAAGATTTATTCTGTATACAGCAGCTCTATCTCTTCTGGGAGGAGCACAAATTGTAGTAAATGGAACGCCAGTATCAGGAGCATTCACTTTAATCAGCGTAGGTACTCCATTAGTGGGAGAAGCTATGATTGAAGTTACTGCTGTCCCTTCTACTATTCAGATTGCCGTCACTGGATTAGCGTTAACTCTTGCTACAGGAAACAGCGGTCATATCCAAATCGAAAAACTTTCTAATTAA
- a CDS encoding NTTRR-F1 domain, with product MSIQNAVMNGGFETGAFSPWVGVNTSVTSQFSHSGFFSARFLGGTATSYIAQFVPAGAGEGSEFLVSLAKAGFLPAPSVTIQVTYFDSQFNFLGYGLFATVTSSRIPAAENGTWLEVYQTTSPAPLGTTQAFILINNIPQAGTASVFVDDVALLSVEGGGAPTGATGPTGATGPTGATGPTGVTGPTGVTGATGPTGVTGPTGAMGPTGATGATGPTGVTGSTGVTGATGATGPTGVTGPTGAMGPTGATGATGATGATGATGATGPTGVTGATGATGPTGVTGATGATGPTGATGATGPTGATGPTGATGATGPTGATGAMGPTGATGPTGATGPTGVTGSTGATGATGPTGATGAMGPTGATGPTGATGPTGVTGSTGATGATGPTGATGAMGPTGATGPTGATGPTGVTGPTGETGATGPTGATGPTGVTGATGPTGVTGPTGATGATGPTGATGATGATGPTGVTGATGVTGSTGATGPTGATGPTGATGATGATGPTGVTGATGATGPTGVTGPTGATGATGATGATGATGATGPTGVTGAAGATGPTGATGATGPTGVTGAAGATGATGPTGATGATGPTGATGPTGATGATGPTGATGATGPTGVTGPTGATGATGATGPTGVTGATGATGPTGVTGATGPTGETGATGPTGATGPTGATGATGPTGATGAMGPTGATGPTGATGPTGVTGPTGETGATGPTGTTGAMGPTGATGPTGATGPTGVTGSTGATGATGATGATGPTGATGPTGATGPTGVTGATGPTGVTGPTGATGATGPTGATGPTGVTGPTGATGATGATGPTGATGATGPTGATGPTGATGATGPTGATGAMGPTGATGPTGATGPTGVTGPTGETGATGPTGTTGAMGPTGATGPTGTTGAMGPTGATGPTGTTGAMGPTGATGPTGTTGAMGPTGATGPTGTTGAMGPTGATGPTGTTGAMGPTGATGPTGTTGAMGPTGATGPTGATGPTGVTGSTGATGATGATGPTGATGAMGPTGATGPTGATGPTGVTGATGPTGVTGPTGATGATGPTGATGATGATGPTGPTGVTGAAGATGPTGVTGATGVTGSTGATGATGATGATGPTGVTGAAGATGPTGAAGATGPASPQTAIFFNNLFGSTSVYNPPTIPLNTEVTVVNVPNVPVTSGQNIKVDYALAVEAVNTANSNIVFEIRLYRGGTLVQSRIFNRSLASAGTQRFPLASTIVDTVPATATIDYSVRVAVTTASNVTSAAAFNRDLNLIRFP from the coding sequence ATGTCCATTCAAAACGCGGTGATGAACGGTGGTTTTGAGACAGGTGCTTTCTCGCCTTGGGTAGGCGTAAACACATCTGTTACAAGCCAGTTTTCGCATTCAGGATTTTTCTCTGCGAGATTTTTGGGCGGAACAGCCACATCATATATTGCTCAATTTGTTCCGGCCGGTGCGGGGGAAGGAAGCGAATTTCTTGTTTCTCTTGCGAAAGCGGGATTTCTCCCGGCACCTTCTGTAACGATACAGGTTACTTATTTTGACAGCCAGTTTAATTTTCTCGGATATGGTCTATTTGCCACTGTGACGTCAAGCAGAATACCGGCAGCCGAAAATGGGACATGGCTTGAAGTCTATCAAACAACTTCACCGGCTCCCCTTGGCACCACCCAGGCATTCATTTTGATTAACAATATTCCGCAGGCGGGAACTGCCAGCGTGTTTGTGGATGATGTTGCTCTATTGAGTGTTGAGGGTGGAGGAGCCCCAACGGGAGCGACCGGGCCAACAGGAGCCACCGGCCCGACAGGAGCGACGGGTCCGACAGGAGTAACAGGTCCAACGGGAGTCACCGGAGCGACGGGACCGACAGGAGTGACGGGTCCAACGGGAGCGATGGGTCCAACGGGAGCCACCGGAGCCACAGGACCGACAGGAGTGACGGGTTCGACCGGGGTGACGGGAGCCACCGGAGCGACGGGTCCGACAGGAGTGACGGGTCCAACGGGAGCGATGGGTCCAACGGGAGCCACCGGAGCCACAGGTGCAACAGGAGCGACAGGTGCAACAGGAGCGACAGGTCCGACAGGAGTGACGGGAGCAACAGGAGCGACGGGTCCGACAGGAGTGACGGGAGCCACCGGAGCGACGGGTCCGACAGGTGCAACCGGAGCCACCGGCCCGACAGGAGCGACGGGTCCGACCGGAGCAACGGGAGCCACCGGCCCGACGGGAGCAACAGGAGCGATGGGTCCAACGGGAGCCACCGGCCCAACGGGAGCGACCGGTCCAACAGGAGTAACAGGTTCAACGGGAGCAACGGGAGCCACCGGCCCGACGGGAGCAACAGGAGCGATGGGTCCAACGGGAGCCACCGGCCCAACGGGAGCGACGGGTCCAACAGGAGTAACAGGTTCAACGGGAGCAACGGGAGCCACCGGCCCGACGGGAGCAACAGGAGCGATGGGTCCAACGGGAGCCACCGGCCCAACGGGAGCGACCGGTCCAACAGGAGTAACAGGTCCAACGGGAGAAACGGGAGCCACCGGCCCAACGGGAGCGACGGGTCCAACAGGAGTAACAGGAGCGACGGGTCCGACAGGAGTGACGGGTCCAACGGGAGCCACCGGAGCCACAGGTCCGACAGGAGCGACAGGTGCAACCGGAGCCACAGGTCCGACAGGAGTGACGGGAGCAACAGGAGTAACAGGTTCAACGGGAGCCACCGGCCCGACAGGAGCGACGGGTCCAACTGGAGCGACAGGTGCAACAGGAGCGACAGGTCCGACCGGAGTGACGGGAGCAACCGGAGCGACGGGTCCGACAGGAGTGACGGGTCCAACGGGAGCCACCGGAGCAACGGGAGCCACCGGAGCAACGGGAGCCACCGGAGCGACGGGTCCGACAGGAGTGACGGGAGCAGCAGGAGCGACGGGTCCGACCGGAGCCACCGGAGCGACGGGTCCGACAGGAGTGACGGGAGCAGCAGGAGCGACAGGAGCCACAGGTCCAACGGGAGCCACCGGAGCCACAGGTCCGACAGGAGCGACGGGTCCAACAGGAGCAACAGGAGCGACGGGTCCAACAGGAGCGACAGGAGCGACGGGTCCAACAGGAGTAACAGGTCCAACTGGAGCGACAGGTGCAACAGGAGCGACAGGTCCGACAGGAGTGACGGGAGCAACAGGAGCGACGGGTCCGACAGGAGTGACGGGAGCGACAGGTCCGACCGGAGAAACGGGAGCCACCGGCCCGACAGGAGCGACGGGTCCGACCGGAGCAACGGGAGCCACCGGCCCGACGGGAGCAACAGGAGCGATGGGTCCAACGGGAGCCACCGGCCCAACGGGAGCGACGGGTCCAACAGGAGTAACAGGTCCAACGGGAGAAACGGGAGCCACCGGCCCGACGGGAACAACAGGAGCGATGGGTCCAACGGGAGCAACCGGCCCGACAGGAGCGACGGGTCCAACAGGAGTAACAGGTTCAACGGGAGCAACAGGAGCAACAGGAGCGACAGGAGCCACAGGTCCAACGGGAGCCACCGGCCCAACGGGAGCGACGGGTCCAACAGGAGTAACAGGAGCGACGGGTCCGACAGGAGTGACGGGTCCAACGGGAGCCACCGGAGCCACAGGTCCGACAGGAGCGACGGGTCCAACAGGAGTAACAGGTCCAACAGGAGCGACAGGTGCAACAGGAGCGACAGGTCCGACCGGAGCAACGGGAGCGACCGGCCCGACAGGAGCGACGGGTCCGACCGGAGCAACGGGAGCCACCGGCCCGACGGGAGCAACAGGAGCGATGGGTCCAACGGGAGCCACCGGCCCAACGGGAGCGACCGGTCCAACAGGAGTAACAGGTCCAACGGGAGAAACGGGAGCCACCGGCCCGACGGGAACAACAGGAGCGATGGGTCCAACGGGAGCCACCGGCCCGACGGGAACAACAGGAGCGATGGGTCCAACGGGAGCCACCGGCCCGACGGGAACAACAGGAGCGATGGGTCCAACGGGAGCCACCGGCCCGACGGGAACAACAGGAGCGATGGGTCCAACGGGAGCCACCGGCCCGACGGGAACAACAGGAGCGATGGGTCCAACGGGAGCCACCGGCCCGACGGGAACAACAGGAGCGATGGGTCCAACGGGAGCCACCGGCCCGACGGGAACAACAGGAGCGATGGGTCCAACGGGAGCCACCGGCCCGACAGGAGCGACGGGTCCAACAGGAGTAACAGGTTCAACGGGAGCCACCGGAGCAACGGGAGCCACTGGCCCGACGGGAGCAACAGGAGCGATGGGTCCAACGGGAGCCACCGGCCCAACGGGAGCGACGGGTCCAACAGGAGTAACAGGAGCGACGGGTCCGACAGGAGTGACGGGTCCAACGGGAGCCACCGGAGCCACAGGTCCGACAGGAGCGACAGGTGCAACCGGAGCGACCGGCCCGACGGGTCCGACAGGAGTGACTGGAGCCGCCGGAGCGACAGGTCCGACAGGAGTGACGGGAGCAACAGGAGTAACAGGTTCAACGGGAGCCACCGGAGCAACGGGAGCCACCGGAGCGACGGGTCCGACAGGAGTTACGGGAGCAGCAGGAGCGACGGGTCCGACCGGAGCCGCCGGAGCGACAGGTCCAGCTAGTCCACAAACTGCTATATTCTTTAACAATCTATTTGGGTCTACTTCAGTTTACAATCCACCGACTATTCCTTTAAATACCGAGGTAACTGTTGTAAACGTCCCTAATGTGCCGGTCACTAGCGGTCAGAATATTAAGGTGGATTATGCGTTGGCAGTAGAAGCGGTGAATACTGCTAACAGTAATATAGTTTTTGAAATAAGACTTTATAGAGGCGGAACTTTAGTTCAATCTAGAATCTTTAATAGAAGTCTTGCATCCGCAGGAACTCAAAGATTTCCATTGGCCAGTACAATTGTTGATACTGTTCCAGCCACCGCAACAATTGACTATTCAGTTAGAGTTGCGGTGACAACTGCTTCAAATGTTACTTCTGCGGCAGCATTCAATAGAGATTTAAATCTAATTCGTTTCCCTTAA